Sequence from the Nasonia vitripennis strain AsymCx chromosome 5, Nvit_psr_1.1, whole genome shotgun sequence genome:
CACGcccctgctgctgcttctgcctCGGCAATTATTCGGATTCATTATCCTCCGAGAGATGCGCGCAGTTGAGAACAGGAAAGGCTGTACTTCCCTCGAGGCGGTCTCTCTTCGCTGTGTTTGCTTTTGTGCGCGCGTCAGGATTTTACCTGCGGGGATGTATACTGCGTTAGGAAGGAGGGACAGTAATTTTTGTTGGTGGaaacgtttttttaaattgttatcGCTCGTTATTACGCTGGATGTTTTCGTTTTGGGTGGGGGGATCGGATCTTCCGATTTCGAGAGGGTCAACCACTTTGCAGCTTCTTAATGCGAATCGACACGCGAGGGACGGAGGAAAACCGCAGAGGGAATTCGAAAAGAATAAGGGGATTCCTCGACGGCTGTGTAGGAAGTTCCGCTATACTGCAGATGCGTGTATTTTATGAGAAACAAAAAACTGGACTTGCGCTGTATAGTCCTATAGGACGTGAGAATGAAGTTgtgtaatattataatattgatatgagtataaaaaagttaatctttaaaataaacattAAAAACTCCTCGCTCGACtcaaagtataaaaataaaccatGTCCAACCCATCGCTCCAAATATTATCTTTTCATCCATTCACCAGCTCTCAATACACGTATGCGCACATAAACGTACCGCAAAGCCCTGAAAAAAACTCTTAAGAATACACAGAAATATACGCATCCTTGTACGCACtcaaaacgaaaaaaagaagaagcttaTGGGAACCTTCTTTCCACGTCTGTTTCAGGATTCTCACGGTGTGGAGAGCAACAACGCAGCACCGGAGACTGACGCTTCGCAGGACGTCCACTTGCTACACGGCTCTCAAAACGACACCCACACGGTCGTCACTTTTACAAGGAGATGGCAGAGCTGCGACCCTCAGGACCGTAGCCTCACGGTGAGTCGATgtttacattttcattttgCTCTCTTCAAACGTACGCGTTTGCGGTTgcttgatttattttacgatgaCGCGCTATGATTCGAATCTCGGCGTATGGCGTTTAATTAATTCGAACGAAGAATTTTGCAATAGCCGTAGGAAATGTTTTATCTTCATCTGTTCAAGCAGACATTACACACTGCAGTGGATTCACCGTTAGGCCGAAATGAAAACAGATTAACGGCGGACCTATaaccgagagaaaaaagatacGCCCCCTATTTTTCTTCGGCGTGTCCCTTCGTTCCAAAGGATGCCGCACACAAAGACACGCAGGCGATGAAACGtgctattttttaaaattaagcGACACTCTTTTACGGGGAATCGCTCGTGCCTATTATATTATGCGGTTTCTGCTCGTATTTCAACGATGTTTATCAGTcgaattaataacaataagtgaaattcgtgtataattttaaatgacACGAAAACGAAATTTTCAAGGATATAGTTATACAAAACTTTAACTAAATCCATATCCAGCCAAAGCAAACACCCGAAAcatcaaaaagaaaatgagTTCCTCCGCGTCAGCAGATGTTCGACACGCATCCTATACTCTCCCCAAGAGTCATTCTATATTTCCGACCACGTGCTACGGACAACCGCATCTATCCTTAAAAGGAAAAACGTTATCTCTCTAAAATAATAGGCTTCGCTTTGTAACTacgtcgaggaaaaaaaaaataataaatcgatCGACTCTCCGAAATACGCCGAAATTTTTCGCAGCTCCGCTGGCCCGTATCCCTCTGAACCCGTGAATTGATATGCCAAGCTCGATTGTATTTCAAAGGCGGCCCGTGTGTACCGCATAGAagaattcgcgcgcgaggtATGTCGACGAGAgccattaaaatatttttaatcgaGCGCAGACCGACGCGacatttatttctttctcaatttttttattcttgcGATTCCTTGTGGATTACGTCGAGCCGTGTAGAAAAGATTTCTTTCGATGAACATTTATTTGCTATTCTGAATGTGTGTACTGAAAGGAAAATTTTACTCGGTATTCAGCAAACTGTCAAAACTTTCCCTTCAAATCCTCGGCGTGTATAATAAGCTTATAACCAAGCGCTGCATAACAAACCAAACCCTAATCTCCTTCAAACTGGAGAGAGAATAAGACAAGGACACATTTTTCAGGGCGACACTGTTCGAGTTCTGTGGGCTTTGCACGAGAGCGATCCCGAGTTGAACGCCGCAAGATTCCACGGCGAAAAGCGCGGCGGTCGAGCTCTGAGACTGAAAGCACCTGCTCCTCATCCGCCACCGACAATCGACGACCCCAGCATGATCAAGTGGGACGTCAAGCTTAACCAGGTAAGAATTTTTACGAGTTGCTATGCGTTTCTCAGGTAGTTTCAATGCTAACGTTCGATGTTTTTATTCCGCAGTTCTCCGTGCCAAACAATTCTGACACGACCTATTGGTGCAAGATCTTCAAGGCGCCGAAGCTCCAGCGCAAACACCACATGATTGGGGTGAGTTTAACGATTTAATGTAAAGTCGTTCGACGGTTGCGGAAGTCGCGTGTTGGTGTGCCTCGCTCGTATAGCTCCTTTCCCACGAATGATGCCACCGAACCCGTCGCATATCTCGACTATCAATCGCTTCTTTCTCCGATCTCTCGTGCAGTCGCACAGCTTGAATTTTAATCGATCGCCGCTGACGTGCGCTTGTATTTTTAGAAACCCCTACATTTGCATCTCGGAGAATCGCGTATTGTAAACTTACACTCAAACGATTGTAAAATCATTGCAGTACACACCCCTGGTCGAGGAAGCCAACGAAGGCCTGGTCCACCACGTGATCCTGTACGAGTGCGCCTCCGACCCGATCCTAGCGGAGCACTCCAGGATGCACGGAGCCCACTGCTACAGTCCAACTATGCCAGTCCAATGGGCCAGCTGTCTCCAACCGGTGCTAGCTTGGGCCCGAGGTAGTCGTGGCGAATGGTTCCCTGAGCACGTTGGTCTACCCGTGGCCGAGAACCTCGAGGGATCGTACTACATGCTGGAGGTTCACTACAACAACAAGTTCGGCAGGGAGGTCATCGACAGCAGCGGAGTTAGGCTGCACCTGACGCCTAAAATCCGGAAAATGGAGGCCGGAATCTTTGTGGCCGGAGTCGCGGTTAGCCCGCTGCACATGGTGCCGCCGCAGCAGAAGGAGTACGCCACTGCCGGCTACTGTACGCCGGATTGCACGAATAAGGTAAGAaggtttattttttgtaaataaaaaatcatatagTTTCTTTTATTAGACTGAATTTATTAACGGATATTATTCATTCATTCTCAGATGTTCGACAAAGAGGGCATCAACGTGGTCTCCGTCGTCCTGCACTCTCACCTGGCAGGTCGTCGTTTGGGCTTGAAACACATCCGTCAGGGCAAGGAACTACCTCCGATCGTCCAGGACAACCACTTCGACTTCGAGTACCAGCAGTCTCATACCCTGGAACGCGAGGTCAAGATCCTCCCGGGTGACGAGCTCGTCGCCGAGTGCGTCTACGACACTCGCGGAAGGACCAAACCGACCTTTGGCGGATACGCAGCTTCGCAAGAGATGTGCCTCGCTTTCGTAGTTCACTACCCCAGGACACCTCTGGCCGCTTGTTACAGCATGACTCCGGTGAAGGAGTTCTTCAACGCGCTGAACGTCCAGAGCTTCAAGGGGATGACTATGGAGAACGCGGAGAACCTCTTCTTGTCGACGACGTGGGTGCCTTTTATTTTTGCGTTTGGTATAAGAGACGTAGGATTTTGGTTCTAATGGTTTTGGTTTCTCTATTGCAGGACGGAAACGGTGACGTTACCAGTGTCTCCGAATCATCACACGCCGAACTATCCCGATATTCGATCGAACGATAGCTCCGATATCGACTTTATTAAACGGATGAAGTCTGCTCTTATATCGAAGGGAGACTACATCGACTACGACGACATCTTCGGGATACTCGTCATTGAGAAGCCTGACGAGTTCGCAGGTGAGGCATCGATTCATCGCTTTTCTCTCTGTAATATTTTGCATGAGGAGATTATTTTATAACGTAAATTTTCGTGAATTACAGGCCACTCGCTGTCCGACCACATGTCTGCCCTTGCTTGGAACGATACTGCGCTCTCAAAGTCCATCGAGAACAGCCTGTATTACGGAAAACACGCGACCTACTGCCGTACGAGGGAAGACAGATTTCCAAGGGTAAGTTCACAACATCATACAATTCATACCTGTTCGTTCatcgaataaaataaacaaaatgttcTCCATTCACAGACACCAAAGGAGCACATGTTCCCGAACTTCACAGCCCTGCCCGTGAGCAACGACACGAGCTGCAAAGAGGTCCAAGCAGCCTACGGCTCAACCGCCAGCAGCACCACAGGCAGTATTCTGTCGACGTTCCTGGTCTTACCTCTCTTGCTCGTTTCGCTGTCTTGAGGCGAAAAATCACCTCGAAGAGAATTGAAGAAGTACCGGAGTACTTATCTCCGCCGCGTGTACATTGCCGATGCCCGTGTATTATATAAATCGAAGCCCATTTATTTATTGCGCGACGCCCCCGTAAATTCGTCCCGCTCGTGGATGAAATCGACCGTTTGAAACAGGTCGAGCGTGTAAAGTTATTTGACGCTAGAGTCTATGGATTATCTCGATTCTTTCGAAATGTTTTTTCTCATGTTCTCGCGTAATGCATTTGCGACGAGAAGGAAGTTTTCTGCGTTGGGTTACGCGAGAAGGAGGATCGACGAGACTTTGTAAATATACTTGTAAGCGAAGCTTGATAATTACCAGATGATTAGGTGTTAAGAGATTTTTTTACGACGATTGTAAGTGTAGATAAATGTAATGATAAAGTATacgtttttttgtaaaataaattttaatttttaaatgatattttttgaaatcttATTGCCCCTACTTATCCTGCCTTATCCTTCATTATCCtggtagaaatatttgaacgAAAAATTAACGTAAATTAAAATAGTTCAGAGCTCTATTTTATTGTACTTTTACACTAAAGCTAATCTAGCAGCAAATCGAAAAACCTATTACCtttacaacaacaacaacaacaacaacaacatatCTCGTTCATAAAAATCCTTACTAAAAATACTGTAACGATCCCTATCCCCCCTTCCAATTCACCCCTTCACTCTACCGCTGATGATCAGTACCAACTACGCACAATCCAGcgcacccacacacacacactctcttaATTTTCCAGCCGGTCGGGCTCTCGCGCACTTTCGCGAAATCGAAAAGAGATAGACGGCGTATCCGCCCCCGGAGGCAggttttttcgcgcgcgactgAGCGCCCGAGCCCCATGTGGCCGATGCTGATAACCGCAGATTGCAGTTCCATTGAATTACGCGCCGATGaacgcgtatacgcgtattGGAGGGGTTGCTTTCGCTGCGGGAGTATAAAACGGGGAGCTCAACTGCTCGAGGCATCAGCCAGTGTCGAGACGTCGGCCAGGATCAGGAAGAGGATCGGCGAGTTTGTCGCCAGGCACTTTTACTTCGGGACTACCAGGAGCTTTTTGGTCAAGACTTCGCTGAGTTTTTGAGATTTCCGACGAAGGGTTTCGTTCATTTTTGGTTAGTTCGTCGattattttcttaattaattaaatgtattaattaaaatcgCAATATTCAAAAGTTATGAGTATCGATTGTGCTTTcaaagtattaattttttattttattttttaactgcAGAAACTACGATGCGACGCACAAGGCACGTAGTGCTGCCCGTCAGATCCTGGCAGTACATGGGTCTTCTCATCGTATCCTTGGCCTGTCTCACTCTAGGTCATGTGTCTCGCGACCGAGAGGGTAGACATGGAAGTCTGGCTGGGCCTGAATTAATGCACACTGCGCCACACGAGTAagctattatatttaaaaaattatctcaTGCAAGACCCaaagtttatatttaaaatatcacGTTTTTATTGCAGAGTCGACGCTTGCCCAAACGATATCTGCGCGTCCGGCCTCCAGAGCACGGATAGTTCCTCGATCTTCTCTCAAGCTCCACGGACTACCTCGGAACTTCGCGAGTCTCGCGTCAGATCAATTCGACCCACTCGCGAATCACGTGTTAGTCGAGGTCAAGAGGACGCGACGCGTAACATCCGCGCCCGAGTCCTCGAGGAGCGACGAGTCAGGTCGACGGAACGTCTCGATGCTCGACTTCGCTCGCGGTCCTCTGACGGGGCCGCGATGCGGAGGGTCAGGGCGCGCTCCTCCGAGGAGGCGGCGGCCCGTCGCGTTCGCGCTTTGTCGGCCGAACGCAGACTCGTCGACGAGCGACGAGTTAGGACCCTGAACCGGGATTCTCGAGTTAGAGATCGGACTACCGATCTAAGGGAAAATCGGCAAAGAATCGCTGATGGTAACAACGAGCGACGAGTTCGCGAAGTAGAGAATCGGTTGGCTAGGGATGACCGGCGATCGGTTCGGGCTACGGAAGTCAGGGAGAAACGCGAGATTCGAAGCAGCCAAGAGCGGGATAACCGAGTCGAGTCGCAAGCCGATCGTAGATCGATGAATATGGAGCGTCGTGTACGCGCTGCTGAAAATCGGCGGGATGCTCGAGCTGAACGGAGATCGGTAAACTTGGAACGTCGTGTTCGAGCAGCTGAAAGTCGACTTGATAGTCGGGCCGAACGAAGACTTTCAAACGAGGAGAGACGTGTTCGTTCTGCGGAAAATCGGCTTGATTCCCGTGACGAGCAAAGATCGGTAAGCTCAGAACGCCGAGTTCGTGCTGCTGAAAATCGACTCGATGCTCGATCTGAGCGTAGATCGGTAAACTCTGAACGCCGAGTTCGTGCTGCTGAAAATAGGCTGGATGCCCGAGCCGCGCGCCGATCAGTAAGTTCTGAACGCAGAGTTCGCGATTCTGAAAATCGACTCGACACCCGAGCAGAGCGTCGATTGGCGAGCTCTGAACGCCGAGTTCGTGCCGCTGAAAATAGGTTGGATGCCCGAGCTGAGCGACGATCAGTAAGCTCCGAGCGTCGAGTTCGCGCTGCAGAAAATCGGCTTGATTCCCGGGCTGAACGACGATCATCCAGCCTAGAACGCCGAGTACGTTCTGCAGAAAACCGTCTCGATATGCGAGCCGACCGAAGATCGGCAAGCCTGGAGCGCAGAGTTCGCGCAACTGAAAATCGACTCAACAACCGATCTGAACGAAGATCCTCGATTGAAGAACGACGAGTTCGTGCAGCAGAAACCCGTCGTGTGCGGGACTCAGAAACCGAAAGTCGAGTCCGAGTCGAGCGACGACTGACTAGCGACGAAAGTCGACGAGTACGCGATTCAGAAGCCGATCGTCGAGTCCGAAGCGAACGCCGATCTGCCTCTGAAGAACGCCGGGTTCGCGATGCACAAAGCGAACGCAGGTCAGCGGAACGTCGAGTCCGCGCAATGGAATCTCGACGAGTCCGCGATTCTCGTCTGGTCAATACCGAGCGGCGAGTCCGCGATACCGATCGCCTGGAGAACCGGCGAGTTCGATCGGTAGAAGATGTTAGATCTCGAGATCAAAGGCGAGAAGCCTCTCGACGATCTCGATCCCTCGAAGACAGCAGGAGAGAGCGCATCGACAGCAGGAGGCTGGAGAACCGAAGAGAAGCTTCCCGGCTTGAAAATCGGCGCACACGATCGGTTGATGAGATTCGAGCTCGAGATAACCACGTGGCTCGCGAAGAAACTCGCGTGAACAGACTCGCTCGTAATTCAAGGCTGAATCGAGAATCCGAGGAAACTCGAAGGAGCAGCAGAGTCGCCGATGATATCCGAGCTGAAAATCGGCTCGACAGTAGGAGAGAGAAACGACAGTCTTTAGCGCGCGATGCTGAACAGCGTCGCGCCAGATCCACCGATCGTCGAATTGTACTGGCTACTCGACGAGTCGCCGATGTCAGGAAAGCCAGGGATGCTTCTGCTGAACGATTTGGGGtgagattttatttttgtaaaatcaatttGCGATTCGAAATCCtggataaacaaaaacaataaacgTATCGTTATTTCTAGGACAACTTGAATCGCATGGATCAACGTCGAGTCAGCGAGAGGAGAACCGCAGAAGCTCTGATGGGAGATGTAAGAATGAAATCGATTTCTATGGACCCACAGTACCTGAAAGCCACAGTTCCTACTAGTTATCTGAGCTACGAGATTCTGCGTCAGGGTATGGTCATTGCACTTTGTGCAGTTTACGGAGTATCTATTTTCAACGGCAAAACCGGACCTTTTGggtaaatttaattaatttatgtaACATGTCTTGCGTGAATTGATAACATAATaatcatacttttttttttatttccagaaACTTCGCACAATGGACAAGTCGTGTATCCGTTTGGTAAACTTTTggaataaatattataaaaagagattgttatattatacacatgTAGTTGGctaaaaaattgtattctaTATATCAAAAgctttatcaaagtgtatttagaacaaataattaattgtCTCTCTTGCAACGTAGATTATAGATTCATGCGAAGCTTAGAAAAACGCgttatttaaatgtaaaaagagGTGTTAGGATTGGATGCGATGATGCACATGGTTGCAGTCTTTGTGATATTGAAGCTCTTCAAAATATTGTCTTGAACTAATATtacatgtatattataaaaatgtatgtaaattatattttatgtgAATAAACAGCACAAAAACTCATATTTAGTCCTTTTGTCTTGCAACTATTTATTATCCGTTATTATGGGGGGTTCATtatatttgaaacattttattttttctcgtgAATGAAAACTACTTCGAAAATTTCTAATGTTTATCCTATGGATAAGAAAAGTTAGTTTCACAAGATTCATGAAcgttatataaaaagaaacatttgaaatttcaaatcaaTACTTACCAATATTATAGAACACATATTCCATAGTGACCAACTGTATAAATAGATACACCCGTGAGGAGATGGGGAACAGGGGAAATCATATGGTACTCGCTCGCATGTATAAGGTATTTCATAACTTTGCACTCTCCGGCAAGATTGTAACCGCACTTgaaaattaaatgtaaaatgtgaCAAAAGTTAAACCTTTGATCCGTTTACTATTGAAAGTGTGAGGTCGAACAAACGAATCAATGCAGAGTCAAAAACTGGCTCATCCAGTCAAGAAAGTGGTCAGAATCAAGTTTATAGGTTATTACGAATCGTTTTGTTTTGTATAATCTAGaagaaaaatgtttgccaGAACTTGCTCGTTTTTTGCAAGTAGTTACTACAGGCACATAAACACCACTGTGAATAGAACtatgtttaataaaatacCAACAGAAGATCCGGAGAGGCGAAAGAAGATAAGGACTACGTTGAATTATGTGACCGCTGTTGGAGTTTTGACTCTTGGACTGACATACGCTGCAGTGCCTTTGTACAGAATATTTTGTCAggtatttttgtacattataaTTGGTTTTATGAGTGAACAAATTGTCATATTACAATAAACAGAATTGATTTGAATTTAACTGATAACCGCTTGAAAATATTAGCAAAACAGCTTTTTTTGCTCTGTATTACGCAAGACAATTTGTTCTAAAATTATAGATATTTTTATGTTCTGTAGGCATTTAGTTATGGAGGTACTACAGGTCACGACACCTCCATAGTGGCAGACATGAAGCCAGTTAAGGATAGAGTTTTGAGAATAAAATTCACCGCTGACACTGCTGCCCAAATGGCCTGGAACTTCCAACCACAACAAAACGAGATCAGGCTAGTGCCTGGAGAAACAGCTTTAGCATTTTACACAGCTACAAATCCGACCGATGTCCCAATATGTGGAGTTTCTACGTATAACATAGTGCCCTTTGAGGCTGgacaatatttcaataaaattcaaTGTTTCTGCTTTGAAGAACAAATGCTTGCTCCACACGAACAAGTAAGTTTTGTGTtacataattaatattattgcgCGAGATTTGTAAAGAAGCTGAATTGTTTTATTGatatcttttatttattcattctACAAAGGTTGACATGCCAGTATTTTTCTTCATTGACCCAGAGTTTAATGAAGATCCCAAGATGGAGATGGTGGATGAACTAGTCCTGTCTTATACATTTTTCGAAGCTAAAGAAGGCACCAAGCTACCAATACCAAGTTATATAAAGAAACTCCattaatcataaaaaaaacgtGATTGAATTGTATACAATTGTTAATTAGTTCAAGTAagtaaacatttaaaaatttaacaactgatattcatttctacttttttcctCTATTCATGCAACAATTcaacattattaaaaaatatctaataacgatttttaaatacaaattaaacaatacaaactcaatgaaaaaaaaaaaataattggtCTGGTCCTTTAGAATCTAAACATTGCATTGACTGGATATGCACGTCTCAAGCCACAAACTTTTTCTTTGTCAATGTATACAGCATCAATCTTCAAAGCAAGATCATGTTCAAGGGCATTACGTGTTCTCAGCAATCTTTGATGTTGATTTTCCATATCTTTCAATGATTTATGCATTCTCTCAACCTGATTATATATATCATCAATTTCTCTTTGCAGACTGATGTATGCATTGTCCCGACATAATTCCATATCTGGACGATGTGTACGAGCTTCTAGTCTTGTTTGAGCAACTTTCAATGCATAACTTTTATCAGAAATGGCTTTACGTAATAATTCCAAGTTCTTTTCAACATCAAAAATCTCTTGCTGGACCTGTAAGAAGCACAATTAGTTTCTCATCCATCACAttctttcaatatttttattgctcACTTTATGTAAGTGCTGTTGTAGTTTACTCTTTGCTTCTAGCAATTCACCACATCTCCTAGAGAGAGCATTATTGCTGCTATTCCAAGAATCCCACATTTCTTGTGCCACTCGATTGATCAAAGTTTCTGCATCAGCTCTTAGTTGACATGATTTTGTTCGCTCTGCCTGTGATTTTTGGATGATCCGATTTGCCGTTTCGGCCCATGTCTCAGGCTTCGAAATgctaaaaaagaataaaaaatgaaaatttgttaaaattttgcTCAAGAAtcgtttttataaaacaaaaaatgcaTTCAACCAAGGATCATATTTTTCAATCCCAGAATAGTACTGCAAGCCTCTGCTTGTATTACTTATTTGATGACAGAGCATGTCAATACCAAGAgcactttctttattttttagatCAAGCTCTAATTGATTCTGCGAAATTCTACAATTTCGGAGCtgtaaaagaaatatttaataaacacTTAAAAATGCACTTGAACAAGCGAAGAACTCTTACCTGATCTTTGCATTTATCAAGATAAGCTTCTAGTCTGTTTTGACCACTTCGTAGGTTCTGTACTTCTCTCAGCAAAGCTTTTTCAGCCTCATCATGAACAAGTTCACTTCCTATTATACAGAAAACATGATTCAGATTTGAaagatttaacaaaattatctTTTACCTTTTCTTGCCTCTCGGTGATATAGACATTCTTCAGCAACATGCAATGGATTTTGAATATCATGAACAGCTTTCTCAAGAGTTGTTCTACAGTCCTGAAGCCTCTCAATTTCTTGAACCTGTTTTTCTAACTCAGATGCAATTTCATTGCGCCAAAAAGTAACATCACTTATTCTTTCACCTAGTCTTCTGCCAGTGTCATATTGATTGTGTTGTATTTTTGATTCTGCCTCCCTAAAATAGCATTAAAAACAGGCCATCATATTCTACACACTGTTTCTATCAAATCTTAATTTACCTTATACATTTTACAGCATCGCTTCTCATTCTCTCGGAATAGTAGCGATTGGAGTCAGCTTCATTGTAAAATTTGACTTGCTTCTGGAACCATTCATTTGGTGTAAATCTTGTACAAAGGGCTGATGTTTGAGAAGAGTAAGGTGGATTCCTAGGAAGACCTGTCACCAAGTTTGGAAACTTCAATGGCTGCGTAGTCATACTCGAGAGTGGGTCCACTGTGTAGCTCGATATAGCTTTTGAGGACCTATGTGAATAAtaatgttatatttttttgttgtatTAATACTactattttagtaaataaattttagtagtcttttaaaagttttgtattatatataactAAAATATGTTTAGGATTTCGTTGAattcaatagaaaaatattaactcTTGTTTGGAAGAAGGTTGTTTACTGTTGCcaggagagaaagatagagtACCATTGGAATCCAAAAGAGTAAAGGAATGTTATAGAGCAAAGTGCATTCCAGTAGGCAGGCAGATGAAGTCTGTTAAATCAATAGCTACATTCTCATGCAATACCAAACAAATCAATCTTTGTCATACCAATGACACACTTATCATAATGTGGAATataatataggtatacgtatatagaagataagagaaatatttttttacattgcAAAGCAAaatttaccaaaaaatattttaatgtttaTCGTTTGACCTAATGATCGTCATAACTTACAAAGGAACTAATTCCACATTTTCTACACCCATGTTTGGTCTCCAAGCTAGAGATCTTGTTTTAGAGTAATCATTTAATTTTGATGATGACATGAGAGATTTTATGCATGGTactgatgatgatgatcctAAAGTATTCCAACATTTGAGAtgcttaaaaaaaatgaaaaatttagattaattaTCAGTTGAAATATAGATAATGTTacatcatttttaatttcatttttttaactatcaacaatcttttgtttttataattttatacagttttaaaaaattgtgtaaaaaataaattactaatagcaagttgaaaaaattatcGCTCCaacaatgaaaatattttgaataagtattttcaaaatctaaaaaaaatataaacagtaTAATGCAGTGATTCCAATATGGCCGATGTTCCGCAAGATGCTCCGGATCgtaagtatttttttgtttaaattagtgcgtattttttctcaaataaaCTAGATTgttgtgaaaaatattttttgaaatcaaATTCTAACGTCGGTTATGTTTTAAACGCAATTTATAGTTTTACTGTCATTATTttattgcattatttattgcaaTTTCTTCTAGGTTAGAGTTAGGATATTTAAaatcttaatttttcattcgttGTCAGCACTTTTAATCGACTAATGTTTAGAAAACTTCTCTTAAGTATCAAATCTacagttta
This genomic interval carries:
- the LOC100124141 gene encoding tektin-3 isoform X2, producing the protein MYIENHMDVLGLGKRHLKCWNTLGSSSSVPCIKSLMSSSKLNDYSKTRSLAWRPNMGVENVELVPLSSKAISSYTVDPLSSMTTQPLKFPNLVTGLPRNPPYSSQTSALCTRFTPNEWFQKQVKFYNEADSNRYYSERMRSDAVKCIREAESKIQHNQYDTGRRLGERISDVTFWRNEIASELEKQVQEIERLQDCRTTLEKAVHDIQNPLHVAEECLYHREARKGSELVHDEAEKALLREVQNLRSGQNRLEAYLDKCKDQLRNCRISQNQLELDLKNKESALGIDMLCHQISNTSRGLQYYSGIEKYDPCISKPETWAETANRIIQKSQAERTKSCQLRADAETLINRVAQEMWDSWNSSNNALSRRCGELLEAKSKLQQHLHKVQQEIFDVEKNLELLRKAISDKSYALKVAQTRLEARTHRPDMELCRDNAYISLQREIDDIYNQVERMHKSLKDMENQHQRLLRTPWCLL
- the LOC100124141 gene encoding tektin-3 isoform X6 gives rise to the protein MFSDWERESSKAISSYTVDPLSSMTTQPLKFPNLVTGLPRNPPYSSQTSALCTRFTPNEWFQKQVKFYNEADSNRYYSERMRSDAVKCIREAESKIQHNQYDTGRRLGERISDVTFWRNEIASELEKQVQEIERLQDCRTTLEKAVHDIQNPLHVAEECLYHREARKGSELVHDEAEKALLREVQNLRSGQNRLEAYLDKCKDQLRNCRISQNQLELDLKNKESALGIDMLCHQISNTSRGLQYYSGIEKYDPCISKPETWAETANRIIQKSQAERTKSCQLRADAETLINRVAQEMWDSWNSSNNALSRRCGELLEAKSKLQQHLHKVQQEIFDVEKNLELLRKAISDKSYALKVAQTRLEARTHRPDMELCRDNAYISLQREIDDIYNQVERMHKSLKDMENQHQRLLRTPWCLL
- the LOC100124141 gene encoding tektin-3 isoform X1 translates to MYIENHMDVLGLGKRHLKCWNTLGSSSSVPCIKSLMSSSKLNDYSKTRSLAWRPNMGVENVELVPLSSKAISSYTVDPLSSMTTQPLKFPNLVTGLPRNPPYSSQTSALCTRFTPNEWFQKQVKFYNEADSNRYYSERMRSDAVKCIREAESKIQHNQYDTGRRLGERISDVTFWRNEIASELEKQVQEIERLQDCRTTLEKAVHDIQNPLHVAEECLYHREARKGSELVHDEAEKALLREVQNLRSGQNRLEAYLDKCKDQLRNCRISQNQLELDLKNKESALGIDMLCHQISNTSRGLQYYSGIEKYDPCISKPETWAETANRIIQKSQAERTKSCQLRADAETLINRVAQEMWDSWNSSNNALSRRCGELLEAKSKLQQHLHKVQQEIFDVEKNLELLRKAISDKSYALKVAQTRLEARTHRPDMELCRDNAYISLQREIDDIYNQVERMHKSLKDMENQHQRLLRTRNALEHDLALKIDAVYIDKEKVCGLRRAYPVNAMFRF
- the LOC100124141 gene encoding tektin-3 isoform X4, which produces MFSDWERESSKAISSYTVDPLSSMTTQPLKFPNLVTGLPRNPPYSSQTSALCTRFTPNEWFQKQVKFYNEADSNRYYSERMRSDAVKCIREAESKIQHNQYDTGRRLGERISDVTFWRNEIASELEKQVQEIERLQDCRTTLEKAVHDIQNPLHVAEECLYHREARKGSELVHDEAEKALLREVQNLRSGQNRLEAYLDKCKDQLRNCRISQNQLELDLKNKESALGIDMLCHQISNTSRGLQYYSGIEKYDPCISKPETWAETANRIIQKSQAERTKSCQLRADAETLINRVAQEMWDSWNSSNNALSRRCGELLEAKSKLQQHLHKVQQEIFDVEKNLELLRKAISDKSYALKVAQTRLEARTHRPDMELCRDNAYISLQREIDDIYNQVERMHKSLKDMENQHQRLLRTRNALEHDLALKIDAVYIDKEKVCGLRRAYPVNAMFRF
- the LOC100124141 gene encoding tektin-3 isoform X3 encodes the protein MSSSKLNDYSKTRSLAWRPNMGVENVELVPLSSKAISSYTVDPLSSMTTQPLKFPNLVTGLPRNPPYSSQTSALCTRFTPNEWFQKQVKFYNEADSNRYYSERMRSDAVKCIREAESKIQHNQYDTGRRLGERISDVTFWRNEIASELEKQVQEIERLQDCRTTLEKAVHDIQNPLHVAEECLYHREARKGSELVHDEAEKALLREVQNLRSGQNRLEAYLDKCKDQLRNCRISQNQLELDLKNKESALGIDMLCHQISNTSRGLQYYSGIEKYDPCISKPETWAETANRIIQKSQAERTKSCQLRADAETLINRVAQEMWDSWNSSNNALSRRCGELLEAKSKLQQHLHKVQQEIFDVEKNLELLRKAISDKSYALKVAQTRLEARTHRPDMELCRDNAYISLQREIDDIYNQVERMHKSLKDMENQHQRLLRTRNALEHDLALKIDAVYIDKEKVCGLRRAYPVNAMFRF